From Bacillus pumilus, one genomic window encodes:
- a CDS encoding peptidoglycan D,D-transpeptidase FtsI family protein has protein sequence MRNKKNKKDAKEGRKTLPLRLNLLFLAAFIIFTGVVVRLGFVQIVNGEDYKKQAEKQEDVNVSSSAPRGKIYDRNYNTIVSNKALNAITYTRTSTTSQEERLKVATKLADMIHVSTKKITDRDKKDFWILTHPNEAKKLVQKESKLKGDDKVADDKLYELQLKRITDKELNQLTKKDLQVLAIKRQMDAGYALTPQFIKNDDVKPSEIAYVSEHLDELPGVDVTTDWSRSYPYKGLLRSMLGSVSSSDEGLPQSLLEHYLSLGYSRNDRVGKSYLEYQYEDVLQGQKEKEQSTTDKEGNVTSSKVLTEGKSGKDLVLTIDIQLQKAVEKIVEKNLRSAKQRGGTELLDRAFVVMMDPRNGEVLSVAGKQISNKNGKYKFDDYALGTMTSSYAMGSAVKGATVLTGYKTGVLHIGSTQYDEPLYIAQSPPKKSYQNMGLINDLTALERSSNVYMFKTAIAVGKGEYRKNQPLPIDPKAFDTFRYNFSKFGLGVKTGIDLPNEATGYRGTSTQSGLLLDYAIGQYDTFTPLQMAQYVSTVANGGYRLRPQLVKEVREPDPQRGIGAVTESVKPDVLNKLDMTSDEIKRVQQGFKLVMQNPRGTAYSNFGNKKYNPAGKTGTAQSFYDGPIKSKRGTPTYNTTLVAYAPADNPEVAISVVVPWVYQDYNQRYPITNDIGEQVLDKYFELKSKQESNDTQAKNKNKIENEAETND, from the coding sequence ATGAGAAACAAGAAAAACAAAAAAGACGCAAAGGAAGGGCGCAAAACACTTCCACTCCGGCTGAATTTACTATTTTTAGCTGCGTTTATTATTTTTACCGGTGTTGTTGTGAGACTCGGATTTGTACAAATTGTCAATGGAGAAGATTATAAAAAGCAGGCAGAAAAACAAGAAGATGTGAATGTCAGCTCATCTGCTCCACGCGGAAAAATTTACGATCGAAACTATAATACGATTGTCAGTAATAAAGCGCTAAATGCCATTACATATACGAGAACCTCGACGACTTCACAAGAAGAGCGGCTCAAAGTGGCTACAAAATTAGCGGATATGATTCATGTGAGTACGAAAAAAATCACAGATCGTGACAAAAAAGATTTCTGGATTTTAACGCATCCGAATGAAGCGAAAAAGCTTGTTCAAAAGGAATCGAAATTAAAGGGTGACGATAAGGTCGCTGATGATAAATTATATGAGCTTCAGCTGAAACGCATCACGGACAAGGAATTAAATCAACTGACGAAAAAAGACTTACAAGTGCTTGCGATTAAAAGACAGATGGATGCAGGTTATGCACTTACGCCTCAATTCATTAAAAATGATGATGTGAAGCCAAGCGAAATTGCTTACGTCTCTGAGCATTTGGACGAGCTGCCAGGTGTGGATGTCACAACAGACTGGTCACGCAGCTATCCGTATAAAGGACTGCTCCGCAGTATGCTCGGCAGTGTGTCCTCAAGTGATGAAGGACTTCCGCAGTCACTTCTTGAACATTATTTATCGCTCGGCTACAGCCGAAATGATCGTGTAGGAAAAAGCTATCTAGAATATCAATATGAAGATGTCCTGCAAGGCCAAAAGGAAAAAGAACAGAGCACAACTGATAAAGAGGGCAATGTGACAAGCTCTAAAGTGCTAACAGAAGGAAAGAGCGGGAAAGACCTTGTGCTCACCATCGATATTCAGCTGCAAAAAGCGGTTGAAAAAATCGTTGAAAAGAACTTGAGAAGTGCGAAACAAAGAGGCGGCACAGAGCTTCTTGATCGCGCATTTGTTGTCATGATGGACCCGAGAAATGGAGAAGTTCTCTCCGTAGCGGGGAAACAGATTTCAAATAAAAACGGAAAATATAAATTTGATGACTACGCATTAGGAACGATGACATCATCCTATGCGATGGGCTCAGCTGTCAAAGGGGCAACTGTACTGACGGGATATAAAACAGGCGTGCTTCACATAGGAAGTACCCAGTACGATGAACCGCTATATATCGCGCAGTCACCGCCAAAGAAATCCTATCAAAATATGGGACTCATTAATGATTTAACGGCACTCGAGCGTTCATCTAACGTGTATATGTTTAAAACAGCGATTGCCGTTGGAAAAGGGGAGTATCGTAAGAACCAGCCGCTCCCAATCGATCCGAAAGCTTTTGATACATTCCGTTATAATTTCAGTAAATTTGGTCTCGGTGTCAAAACAGGGATTGACCTGCCAAACGAAGCGACAGGCTACCGGGGAACGTCTACACAATCTGGTCTCCTGCTTGACTATGCAATTGGACAGTATGATACGTTTACACCGCTGCAAATGGCGCAATACGTTTCAACGGTTGCAAATGGCGGATATCGTTTACGTCCGCAGCTTGTTAAAGAAGTGAGAGAGCCAGATCCGCAGCGCGGCATTGGTGCTGTAACAGAATCCGTCAAACCGGACGTATTGAATAAGCTAGACATGACGAGTGATGAGATCAAGCGTGTTCAGCAAGGCTTCAAGCTTGTTATGCAGAACCCACGAGGGACAGCCTATTCGAACTTTGGCAACAAAAAATACAACCCGGCTGGCAAAACAGGGACCGCTCAATCATTCTATGACGGCCCAATTAAAAGCAAACGCGGCACACCAACGTATAACACCACTCTTGTTGCGTATGCGCCTGCTGATAATCCAGAAGTGGCCATTTCCGTCGTTGTACCGTGGGTGTATCAAGACTACAACCAGCGCTATCCAATTACAAATGATATCGGTGAACAAGTATTAGACAAGTACTTTGAGCTGAAATCAAAACAGGAAAGCAATGATACACAAGCGAAGAACAAAAATAAAATTGAAAATGAAGCAGAAACAAATGACTAG
- a CDS encoding endolytic transglycosylase MltG has product MTKKSIQTFAAGMILATGVLAIVFFLTGKDEAAADTTTKETLAQKVTDTDVKNYLDSKKEVTVSRETYQQLLDYKEKALKANEDGDSKSDKQKPKGKSIKFVIKNGMSTSDVSDMLEKDGIINSSKDFNDYVIDAGYHKEIRAGKFNLKTGMTFKQIVKALTK; this is encoded by the coding sequence ATGACGAAAAAAAGCATCCAAACGTTTGCAGCAGGTATGATTCTTGCAACTGGGGTTCTTGCGATTGTCTTTTTTCTCACTGGGAAAGACGAGGCAGCAGCTGATACAACAACAAAAGAAACCCTCGCACAGAAAGTAACAGACACTGACGTGAAAAACTATTTAGACTCCAAAAAAGAAGTCACTGTCAGCCGTGAAACGTACCAGCAGCTTCTTGACTATAAAGAAAAAGCGCTGAAGGCAAATGAAGACGGCGATTCTAAGAGTGATAAACAAAAGCCTAAAGGCAAATCGATCAAATTCGTGATTAAAAACGGTATGAGTACAAGTGATGTTTCAGACATGCTGGAAAAGGACGGCATCATCAACTCGTCTAAAGATTTTAATGATTACGTGATTGACGCCGGCTACCATAAAGAAATTCGTGCAGGCAAGTTCAATTTAAAAACAGGGATGACGTTCAAACAAATCGTCAAAGCCTTAACAAAATAA
- the rpmG gene encoding 50S ribosomal protein L33, producing the protein MRVNITLACTECGERNYITKKNKRNNPDRVEFKKYCSRDKKQTLHRETK; encoded by the coding sequence ATGCGCGTAAATATTACTCTAGCTTGCACTGAATGCGGTGAGCGTAACTATATTACTAAAAAGAATAAGCGAAACAATCCAGATCGCGTTGAATTCAAAAAGTATTGCTCACGTGATAAAAAACAAACTTTACATCGTGAAACAAAGTAA
- a CDS encoding phosphate ABC transporter substrate-binding protein gives MKKNKLWLLTFLTIALLAFVTACGNSSSSGDSKDSKGNASNKDEASGSITISGSSAMQPLVLAAAEKFMDKHPKADIQVQAGGSGTGLSQVSEGSVQIGNSDVFAEEKDGIDAKALTDHKVAVVGMAAAVNPEVGVKDITKDELKKIFTGKIKNWKELGGKDQKITLVNRPDSSGTRATFVKYALDGATPAEGITEDSSNTVKKLIAETPGAIGYLAFSYLTDDKITPLSIDGVKPEESNVESGKYTIWAYEHSYTKGEPDGLAKQFLDYLMSDEVQKEIVKDQGYISVSNMKVERDATGKQTDK, from the coding sequence ATGAAAAAGAACAAATTATGGCTGCTTACTTTCCTTACTATCGCATTGTTAGCATTCGTCACAGCATGCGGAAACAGCAGCTCAAGCGGAGATTCAAAAGACAGTAAAGGAAATGCTTCAAACAAAGATGAGGCATCAGGTTCCATTACCATCTCAGGATCATCTGCGATGCAGCCTTTAGTTCTTGCGGCAGCAGAAAAATTCATGGATAAACATCCAAAAGCCGATATTCAAGTGCAAGCCGGCGGTTCAGGAACTGGACTTTCTCAAGTTTCAGAAGGATCTGTACAAATTGGTAACTCAGATGTATTCGCAGAAGAGAAAGACGGAATCGACGCAAAAGCTTTAACAGACCACAAAGTAGCAGTTGTTGGAATGGCCGCAGCTGTAAACCCTGAAGTTGGTGTCAAAGACATCACAAAGGACGAATTGAAAAAAATCTTCACTGGTAAAATCAAAAACTGGAAAGAGCTTGGCGGGAAAGACCAAAAAATCACTCTTGTGAACAGACCTGACTCTTCAGGAACTCGTGCAACATTTGTGAAGTATGCACTTGATGGTGCAACACCTGCAGAAGGAATCACAGAAGATTCTTCAAACACAGTGAAAAAACTGATTGCAGAAACACCAGGTGCGATTGGATACCTAGCATTCTCTTATTTAACAGATGACAAAATAACACCGCTTAGCATTGATGGTGTGAAACCGGAAGAAAGCAATGTAGAAAGCGGTAAATATACAATTTGGGCTTACGAGCATTCTTATACAAAAGGTGAGCCGGATGGTCTAGCAAAACAATTCTTAGATTACCTCATGAGTGATGAAGTACAAAAAGAAATCGTCAAAGACCAAGGTTACATCTCAGTTTCTAATATGAAAGTAGAAAGAGACGCAACAGGCAAACAAACAGATAAGTAA
- the pstA gene encoding phosphate ABC transporter permease PstA: MNSKMTDRFATFVFGLCAAIITAILVGLFSYIIFNGAKELNFDFLTTRSSAIGSGGGIRDQLFNSFYILFITMLITVPLGVGGGVYMAEYAPQNKVTDFIRTCIEVLSSLPSIVIGMFGLLMFVNLTGWGYTIIGGALALTVFNLPVMVRVTEDALRSVPKDQKEASLALGVTKWHTVKTVLIPGALPSIITGAILASGRVFGEAAALLFTAGLSTPRLDFTNWSPFSDTSPLNVFRPAETLAVHIWNVNTQGIIPDAEAIANGASAVLVLSVLLFNLAARWLGSFIHKKLTSK, encoded by the coding sequence ATGAATAGCAAAATGACCGATCGTTTTGCCACGTTTGTTTTTGGATTATGTGCTGCCATTATTACGGCAATCCTCGTTGGTTTGTTTTCTTATATCATTTTCAATGGTGCAAAAGAATTAAACTTTGACTTTTTGACCACTCGCTCAAGTGCGATTGGCTCTGGCGGCGGCATCAGGGATCAGCTGTTTAACTCGTTTTATATTTTGTTTATTACGATGCTGATCACAGTCCCGCTTGGCGTCGGCGGGGGAGTGTATATGGCAGAGTATGCACCTCAAAACAAAGTCACAGATTTTATTCGTACATGTATTGAAGTGCTGTCTTCACTTCCGTCTATCGTCATTGGGATGTTTGGTTTACTCATGTTTGTGAATTTAACAGGCTGGGGCTATACGATCATTGGAGGAGCTCTTGCGCTCACTGTGTTTAACCTGCCGGTGATGGTCAGGGTGACAGAAGATGCGCTGCGCTCTGTACCGAAGGATCAAAAGGAAGCATCACTTGCGCTTGGTGTAACGAAGTGGCACACAGTCAAAACGGTCCTTATTCCAGGTGCGCTTCCGTCTATAATCACTGGTGCGATTTTAGCATCAGGAAGAGTCTTTGGTGAGGCGGCTGCCCTTCTTTTTACAGCAGGTCTCTCCACACCGCGCCTTGATTTCACAAACTGGAGTCCTTTTTCTGATACGTCACCGCTGAATGTGTTTAGACCGGCAGAAACATTAGCCGTTCATATATGGAACGTCAATACACAAGGAATCATTCCAGATGCAGAAGCCATTGCAAATGGTGCATCAGCTGTACTTGTGCTTTCAGTCTTATTGTTCAATTTAGCAGCTAGATGGCTTGGTTCATTTATTCATAAAAAGCTTACGTCAAAATAA
- the pstB gene encoding phosphate ABC transporter ATP-binding protein PstB, translated as MVQMLAEKKEIAAKKAPLQAEQILQVQDLSIYYGEKRAVNHISFEIEKNAITALIGPSGCGKSTFLRSINRMNDLIPGARSEGAIMYEGLNILDDRINVVNLRREIGMVFQKPNPFPKSIYNNITHALKYAGEKRKSVLDDAVEESLTKAALWDEVKDRLHRSALSLSGGQQQRLCIARTLAMKPSVLLLDEPASALDPISNAKIEELLGELKNDYSIVIVTHNMQQALRVSDRTAFFLNGDLVEYDATERIFTRPAQQKTEDYINGRFG; from the coding sequence ATGGTTCAAATGCTGGCAGAAAAAAAAGAGATTGCAGCGAAAAAGGCTCCACTTCAAGCGGAACAGATTTTACAAGTGCAGGATTTAAGCATTTATTATGGTGAAAAAAGAGCGGTCAATCACATTTCATTCGAGATTGAGAAGAATGCAATCACCGCATTAATCGGTCCATCCGGCTGCGGGAAGTCTACCTTTTTACGCAGTATTAACCGCATGAACGACTTAATTCCAGGTGCGAGAAGTGAAGGGGCGATCATGTACGAAGGATTAAATATTTTGGATGACCGTATTAATGTGGTGAATTTAAGAAGAGAAATCGGCATGGTCTTCCAAAAACCAAATCCATTTCCTAAATCGATCTACAATAACATCACCCATGCGTTAAAGTATGCAGGCGAAAAAAGAAAATCTGTGCTTGATGATGCGGTTGAAGAAAGCTTAACAAAGGCGGCGTTATGGGATGAGGTCAAAGATCGTTTGCACCGATCCGCTTTGTCATTGTCAGGCGGTCAGCAGCAGCGCCTTTGTATTGCACGTACACTTGCGATGAAACCTAGTGTCTTGCTATTAGATGAACCAGCTTCTGCTCTAGACCCTATCTCAAATGCGAAAATTGAAGAGCTATTAGGCGAATTGAAAAATGATTATTCAATCGTCATTGTGACACACAACATGCAGCAAGCGCTCCGTGTATCTGATCGTACGGCCTTTTTCTTAAACGGAGATCTAGTAGAATATGATGCCACAGAACGTATCTTTACACGTCCTGCGCAGCAAAAAACAGAAGACTATATCAATGGTCGATTTGGATAA
- the pstC gene encoding phosphate ABC transporter permease subunit PstC, translating to MKQIEHTEASDRLISSKKNRQMDEVRGSILVRFCAFLMIAVSIAITIFLGIKGLQSFIVNGVSPIEFLTSINWNPTAENPQYGAFPFIFGSIAVTLLSALIAAPLGIAGAIFMTEIAPAWGRKILQPVIELLVGIPSVVYGFIGLTVLVPFIGHFKSSGSGHSVLAGTIVLSIMILPTVTSIATDAMGSLPKSLREGSYALGATRWQTIRRVLVPAALPTLMTAVVLGMARAFGEALAVQMVIGNTRNLPESIMDTAGTLTTIITLNMGHTTYGSVENNTLWSMGLVLLVVSFMFILIIRYLSSRRKI from the coding sequence ATGAAGCAGATAGAACATACAGAAGCGAGCGATCGACTGATCAGCTCGAAGAAAAATAGGCAAATGGATGAAGTAAGAGGAAGTATTTTGGTGAGATTTTGCGCATTCTTAATGATTGCTGTATCAATCGCCATTACCATCTTCCTTGGCATTAAGGGTTTACAATCTTTCATCGTAAATGGTGTAAGCCCAATTGAGTTCTTAACCAGTATCAATTGGAACCCAACAGCAGAAAACCCGCAGTACGGTGCATTTCCGTTTATCTTTGGATCAATCGCCGTCACGCTCCTATCGGCACTCATTGCAGCGCCGCTAGGCATCGCAGGCGCCATCTTTATGACAGAAATTGCACCTGCTTGGGGACGTAAAATCCTCCAGCCAGTCATTGAATTGCTTGTAGGGATTCCATCCGTTGTTTACGGATTCATAGGTCTTACAGTATTGGTGCCGTTTATCGGACATTTCAAGTCAAGCGGCTCAGGACATAGCGTGCTAGCAGGAACGATTGTCCTGTCTATTATGATCCTGCCAACCGTTACATCCATTGCGACTGATGCAATGGGTTCACTACCAAAAAGTTTACGTGAGGGATCGTACGCATTAGGCGCAACAAGATGGCAAACGATTAGACGTGTGCTTGTCCCGGCAGCTCTGCCAACATTAATGACAGCGGTCGTGCTCGGCATGGCTAGAGCATTTGGAGAAGCCCTTGCTGTACAGATGGTCATTGGAAACACGCGTAATTTACCAGAGAGCATTATGGATACAGCTGGTACATTAACAACCATTATTACGTTAAACATGGGTCACACAACGTATGGAAGTGTTGAAAACAATACACTTTGGTCAATGGGACTTGTCCTTCTAGTTGTATCATTTATGTTCATACTTATTATTAGATACTTGTCGTCTAGGAGGAAGATTTAA
- the pstB gene encoding phosphate ABC transporter ATP-binding protein PstB, giving the protein MNAVATETAKKEVFRVNDMNLWYGQHHALKHIDLAIREHEVTAIIGPSGCGKSTFIKTLNLMVKTVPGVKITGDMMYKDDNILKGRVDLVELRKNVGMVFQKGNPFPQSIFDNVVYGPRIHGVKSKQQLKEIAEKALRDVALWDEVKDRLSAPALGLSGGQQQRLCIARAIATSPDILLMDEPTSALDPVSTLKIEELIMKLKEKYTIAIVTHNMQQAARVSDRTAFFLMGELVEVNDTNVMFSEPNDQRTNDYISGRFG; this is encoded by the coding sequence ATGAATGCAGTAGCAACTGAAACAGCAAAAAAAGAAGTGTTTCGTGTGAATGATATGAACCTTTGGTATGGACAGCATCATGCATTGAAGCATATTGACTTAGCGATTAGAGAGCATGAAGTCACAGCGATTATCGGCCCATCCGGCTGCGGAAAGTCAACGTTTATTAAAACGTTAAATCTTATGGTCAAAACAGTGCCAGGTGTGAAAATCACTGGGGATATGATGTATAAAGATGACAACATTTTAAAAGGTCGTGTCGATTTAGTCGAGTTGCGTAAAAATGTCGGTATGGTGTTTCAAAAAGGGAATCCATTCCCTCAGTCAATTTTTGATAATGTCGTATACGGACCAAGAATTCACGGAGTTAAGAGCAAGCAGCAATTGAAAGAAATCGCTGAAAAAGCGCTTCGAGATGTTGCCCTATGGGATGAAGTGAAAGATCGATTAAGTGCTCCCGCTCTAGGCCTTTCTGGCGGTCAGCAGCAGCGTCTTTGTATCGCAAGAGCCATTGCCACAAGCCCAGACATCTTATTAATGGATGAACCAACATCAGCGCTTGATCCTGTCTCAACATTAAAGATTGAAGAATTGATTATGAAATTGAAAGAGAAATATACAATTGCCATTGTGACGCATAACATGCAGCAAGCGGCTAGGGTATCAGACCGAACGGCATTCTTCTTAATGGGGGAGCTTGTTGAGGTTAATGATACGAATGTGATGTTTTCTGAGCCAAACGATCAAAGAACGAATGATTATATATCTGGTCGATTTGGATAA